A single Patescibacteria group bacterium DNA region contains:
- a CDS encoding acetate/propionate family kinase — protein MSDQILIINTGSTSIKYKLFGLNNLNLIKENYFENVKDYTDVLKNILREIGDLSDLKIIGHRVVHGGREFFKPVKIDQTVLNKLNELSYLAPLHNPYNLKGIQACLEFLPKVLNVAVFDTGFYKDLPLKSKVYGLPYDYYKKFGIQRFGFHGLSHEYVAQQAAEKLGKPYNKLKIISCHLGGGGSVTAIKDGQPVATSMGMTPLEGLLMMTRPGDIDSGVVLELLKIQHQSSPKKSVEELIDNLEELLNFKSGIKGLSDKDNYLELLQGVTFSEEKSKLAFDIFIQRIKKYIGAYFALLNGCDALVFTGAIGSGKPTTRQQVCKNMDFLNKTEVMVIETNEELQIARKVKDLVK, from the coding sequence ATGTCTGATCAAATTTTAATTATCAACACTGGGAGCACTTCAATAAAATACAAACTTTTTGGTTTAAATAATTTAAATTTAATTAAAGAAAATTATTTTGAAAATGTTAAAGATTATACAGATGTTTTAAAAAATATTTTACGTGAAATTGGCGATTTATCAGATTTAAAAATAATTGGTCATCGAGTAGTCCACGGTGGAAGAGAATTTTTTAAGCCAGTTAAAATTGACCAAACTGTTTTAAATAAGCTAAACGAATTAAGTTATTTAGCGCCCCTACACAATCCTTACAATTTAAAAGGTATTCAAGCTTGTTTGGAATTTTTACCAAAAGTTTTAAATGTAGCTGTTTTTGATACTGGCTTTTATAAAGATTTGCCCTTAAAATCTAAAGTCTATGGTTTGCCATATGATTATTATAAAAAATTTGGCATTCAACGGTTTGGTTTTCATGGTTTATCACATGAATATGTAGCCCAACAAGCAGCCGAAAAATTGGGCAAGCCATACAATAAATTAAAAATTATTTCTTGTCATCTAGGTGGTGGCGGTAGCGTGACGGCTATTAAAGACGGTCAACCGGTGGCTACGAGTATGGGCATGACGCCTTTAGAAGGTTTATTGATGATGACCCGACCAGGCGACATTGATAGTGGAGTAGTTTTAGAATTATTAAAAATTCAACACCAATCTTCTCCCAAGAAATCAGTTGAAGAATTAATTGATAATTTGGAAGAATTATTAAACTTTAAAAGCGGTATCAAGGGTTTGAGTGATAAAGACAATTATTTAGAATTATTGCAAGGAGTAACTTTTAGTGAAGAAAAAAGTAAGTTAGCTTTTGATATTTTTATTCAGCGTATTAAAAAATATATTGGCGCGTATTTTGCTTTGTTGAATGGTTGTGATGCTTTAGTTTTTACTGGGGCGATTGGTTCGGGTAAGCCGACGACTCGTCAGCAAGTTTGCAAAAATATGGACTTTTTAAATAAAACTGAAGTTATGGTGATTGAAACTAATGAAGAATTGCAAATAGCTAGAAAAGTTAAGGATTTGGTGAAATAA
- the recJ gene encoding single-stranded-DNA-specific exonuclease RecJ, translating to MNKKWLVADKVEQKIVNNFPEIHPVILQLLWSRGLTNQKSIDEFLLPDYSQDVHDPYLFRDMHKAVDRIVKALEKQEKILIYGDYDADGVSSTVLLVDSLQKIGFQNINVYLPDREKEGYGLNSQAIQEIAKDKPDLMITCDCGISNKDEIKLAVNLGIEVIVTDHHCQPPELPRKALAIINPKVEKEKYPFKDLAGVGVAFKLIQALLKDDRIKLENKESIEKWLLDLVALGTVADCMPLLGENRTLVKYGLVVLNKSQRVGLRELIRVAGLDKNLAFGDELKKIEFSLDTYNIAFQLGPRINSAGRMEHALMAYELLISQDKEKAQELAQNLEKTNKERQKFAEKIWQESQKQVGQIEQEQKAIFASGKYDDGWLIGLVGLIAGRLCEYYYLPTIVMSESENEIVGSGRSIEELDIMEILNQSQKFLARFGGHKMACGFALKNKSDLEKFKKHIHKLIKQKLADKKLTPLFFIDAQINLNDITWELNDNLKKFEPFGEDNLKPKFLTKNLTIINLEKVGKDEKHLRLMLSDEQGNIKKFMGFFLTSDWSNKIKIGDKLDVVYELSVNQWNGSQELQQKIIDLKLSDENL from the coding sequence ATGAACAAAAAATGGCTTGTAGCCGATAAAGTTGAACAAAAAATTGTTAATAATTTTCCGGAAATACATCCGGTTATTTTGCAATTGTTGTGGAGTCGTGGTTTAACTAATCAAAAATCAATTGACGAGTTTTTATTACCAGATTATTCTCAAGACGTGCATGATCCGTATTTATTTCGCGACATGCACAAAGCTGTGGATAGAATTGTGAAGGCTTTAGAGAAACAAGAAAAAATTTTAATTTATGGTGATTATGATGCTGATGGTGTTTCTAGTACAGTTTTATTGGTTGATAGTTTACAAAAAATTGGTTTTCAAAATATCAACGTTTATTTGCCAGATCGTGAAAAAGAGGGTTATGGTTTGAATTCGCAAGCTATCCAAGAGATTGCCAAAGATAAACCAGATTTAATGATTACTTGTGATTGTGGCATTAGCAATAAAGACGAAATTAAATTGGCTGTGAATTTAGGCATAGAAGTGATCGTGACTGATCACCATTGTCAGCCACCAGAGTTGCCCCGAAAGGCCTTGGCAATTATTAACCCTAAGGTTGAAAAAGAGAAATATCCTTTTAAAGATCTAGCTGGGGTGGGAGTGGCGTTTAAATTAATTCAAGCGTTACTAAAAGATGATCGAATAAAATTAGAAAATAAAGAAAGTATCGAAAAATGGCTATTGGATTTAGTAGCTTTAGGCACGGTGGCTGATTGTATGCCGTTGCTGGGCGAAAACAGAACTTTAGTTAAATATGGTTTGGTTGTTTTAAATAAAAGTCAACGTGTGGGTTTGCGTGAATTAATTCGAGTAGCTGGTTTGGATAAAAATTTAGCTTTTGGCGATGAATTAAAAAAAATAGAATTTAGCTTAGATACTTATAATATTGCTTTTCAATTGGGACCGCGGATAAATTCAGCTGGTCGCATGGAACATGCTTTAATGGCTTATGAATTATTGATAAGTCAAGACAAAGAAAAGGCTCAAGAATTAGCACAAAATTTAGAAAAGACCAACAAAGAACGCCAAAAATTTGCTGAAAAAATTTGGCAAGAATCACAAAAGCAAGTTGGTCAAATTGAGCAAGAGCAAAAAGCTATTTTTGCTTCGGGTAAATATGATGATGGCTGGTTGATTGGTTTGGTAGGTTTAATAGCGGGTCGTTTATGTGAGTATTATTATTTACCGACGATTGTAATGTCAGAGTCGGAAAATGAGATTGTGGGTTCTGGGCGGAGTATTGAAGAATTAGATATTATGGAAATTTTAAACCAATCGCAAAAATTTTTGGCACGGTTTGGTGGTCACAAAATGGCTTGTGGTTTTGCTCTAAAAAATAAATCAGATTTAGAAAAATTTAAAAAACACATTCATAAATTAATCAAGCAAAAACTAGCCGACAAAAAATTAACTCCATTATTTTTTATTGATGCTCAAATAAATTTAAACGATATAACTTGGGAGTTGAATGATAATTTGAAAAAATTTGAACCGTTTGGCGAGGACAACTTAAAACCCAAATTTTTAACTAAAAATTTAACTATTATTAATTTAGAAAAAGTTGGTAAGGATGAAAAGCATTTGCGTTTAATGCTAAGCGACGAACAGGGCAATATCAAAAAATTTATGGGTTTCTTTTTAACCTCAGATTGGAGTAATAAAATTAAAATTGGCGATAAGCTTGATGTGGTTTATGAATTATCAGTCAATCAATGGAATGGTAGCCAGGAGTTGCAACAAAAAATTATCGATTTAAAATTGAGTGATGAAAATTTATAA
- a CDS encoding ribonuclease HI family protein, translating into MSKIKIYTDGGARGNPGPAGIGVVIELSNGDVKTYHQYLGETTNNQAEYQAIVLALEKARLYKPDEIDLYSDSELVIKQLNREYKIKNTDLGPWFIKIWNLQQSFKKVNFHHIPREQNKEADKLANQAMDERI; encoded by the coding sequence ATGTCTAAAATAAAAATTTACACTGATGGTGGAGCACGGGGCAATCCTGGTCCGGCCGGAATTGGCGTGGTAATTGAATTATCGAATGGCGATGTTAAAACCTATCATCAATATTTGGGCGAGACAACCAATAACCAAGCTGAATATCAAGCGATTGTCTTAGCTTTAGAAAAAGCTCGGTTATATAAACCCGATGAAATTGATTTATATTCTGATAGCGAATTAGTTATTAAACAATTAAATCGTGAATATAAAATTAAAAATACAGATTTGGGTCCTTGGTTTATTAAAATTTGGAATTTACAACAAAGTTTTAAAAAAGTTAATTTTCATCACATTCCTCGTGAACAAAATAAAGAGGCCGATAAATTAGCCAATCAGGCTATGGATGAGAGAATTTAA
- a CDS encoding sugar transferase: MTKKLELVLAGILVPLDFLTLVLAGFLTYILRFKTFVSLRPVIYQISFDKYILSIALIALSWLIIFVIAGLYNIGSRHKFTTDVGRIFLACTTGIMLVIVFIFFQRELLSSRFIVLAGWLMAFIFILIERLVVRLIRQVLFKKGIGIQKIILIGNHQTGEEIAKTIYKNPTLGYQVLERIKDITKATPEYLKNLWENNLGEIDEIIQMETNIDQQQELAILDFCDEHNIIFRYAADLFNTQTSNIAIDTIAGVPIIEIKRTPLDGWGKIIKRFFDILLSTIGLTLLSPFFIIMATIIKLDSAGPVFVKLDRIGQKHKKFELLKFRSMVKNAAQMKQDLMYLNERSGPLFKIKDDPRVTRVGRFIRRTSIDELPQLWNVLRGEMSLVGPRPHEPQEVSKYEKHHKRLLGIKPGITGMAQISGRSDLNFEDEYRLDIFYIENWSLGLDLRILFKTLPVVLSKKSAC, translated from the coding sequence ATGACTAAAAAATTAGAATTAGTTTTAGCTGGAATTTTAGTGCCATTAGATTTTTTAACGCTGGTTTTAGCCGGTTTTTTAACTTATATTTTAAGATTTAAAACTTTTGTTTCTTTGCGACCGGTTATTTATCAAATTTCTTTTGACAAATATATTTTAAGTATTGCTTTGATTGCATTGAGTTGGTTAATTATTTTTGTTATTGCTGGTTTATATAATATTGGTTCGCGTCATAAATTTACGACTGATGTGGGTCGCATTTTTTTAGCTTGTACTACGGGCATAATGTTGGTAATTGTTTTTATTTTTTTCCAACGCGAGTTGTTGTCTTCGCGTTTTATTGTTTTGGCGGGTTGGTTGATGGCTTTTATTTTTATTTTAATTGAAAGATTAGTTGTTAGGCTCATTCGCCAAGTTTTATTTAAAAAGGGCATTGGTATACAAAAAATAATTTTGATTGGCAATCATCAGACTGGAGAAGAAATTGCTAAAACTATTTATAAAAATCCTACTTTAGGTTATCAAGTTTTGGAAAGAATTAAAGATATTACTAAAGCCACACCAGAATATTTAAAAAATCTTTGGGAAAATAATTTAGGTGAAATTGATGAGATTATTCAAATGGAAACAAATATTGACCAGCAACAAGAATTAGCTATTTTGGACTTTTGCGATGAACATAATATTATATTTCGTTATGCGGCTGATTTATTCAATACTCAAACCTCCAATATTGCGATTGATACCATTGCTGGAGTACCAATTATTGAAATTAAACGTACACCTTTAGATGGCTGGGGAAAAATTATTAAACGTTTTTTTGATATATTGTTATCAACAATAGGTCTGACATTATTAAGTCCATTTTTTATAATTATGGCCACAATTATAAAATTGGATTCGGCCGGACCAGTTTTTGTTAAATTAGATAGAATTGGTCAAAAACATAAAAAATTTGAATTATTAAAATTTCGTTCCATGGTTAAAAATGCAGCTCAAATGAAACAAGATTTAATGTACTTAAATGAACGTTCGGGACCTTTATTTAAAATTAAAGATGACCCACGAGTAACACGCGTAGGGAGATTTATTCGTCGAACGAGTATTGATGAGTTGCCACAACTGTGGAACGTTTTAAGAGGTGAAATGAGTTTAGTGGGACCACGTCCACATGAACCGCAAGAAGTTTCTAAATACGAAAAACATCACAAACGTTTATTGGGCATTAAGCCAGGTATTACGGGTATGGCTCAAATTTCAGGACGATCAGATTTAAATTTTGAAGATGAGTATCGCTTGGATATTTTTTATATTGAAAATTGGTCATTGGGTTTGGATTTAAGAATTTTATTCAAAACCTTGCCAGTTGTTTTAAGTAAAAAATCGGCTTGTTAG